The genomic window GCGTGAGTCATGCCTAGTTCTCGGTTTAGCTCAGTTGGTCAAACATCATGCAGACTCTCGCTGTGCAGAGCAAGCGTTGGGGCAAGAAAACCGGGCAGTGCAACAGATTCGAGATTACCTGGAGACTCACTACCCAGAAAACGTGTCCCTAGCCCAATTGGCTCGCATCGCCGAGTTAAGCCCCTTTTACTTAACGCGGGTCTTCAGTCGAGCTGTAGGCTTACCGCCTCATGCTTACCTCACCCAAGTTAGAGTCACCCGGGCAAAAAGCTTGCTTTCCTTAGGCTGGTCAATTTTGGAGGTAGCGGCTGAAACTGGCTTTGCCGATCAGAGCCATTTAACTCGTCAATTCAAGCGTTTGGTAGGGGTAACCCCTGGCCAATATCAGCTAGGGAGCAAGAATCTTCAAGACAAGCTATGAGCAGAGATTTAAGCTCTAGTCAACTTGTGTCTTGGCATCATGAACAAACAAAATAAATCCTACCTGTACCTGGGGTTATGCATCTTACTCTGGGCTTCGATTCCAGTTGCCTCCAAAAAGATCTTGGTGGAGTTAGACAACTTGCAAATGTTGTTCTACTCGACTATTTTTTCGTGTCTAATTATGAGCAGCTTGCTGTTGCGGCAGCGCAAAGTAACTCTGAGTAGAAAGTATTCCCTCAGAGATTACTCAGTCATGGTTTTTCTAGGCTTCCTAGGCAATTACCTTTACTACATTTTTCTCTATGGAGCTCTGGCTCTCACCACTGCTTCCGAAGGGTTTATTCTGGCCTACACCTGGCCAATTCTGGTCTTGGTGCTAGCCTCAGTAATTCTCAAGGAGAAGATGACCTTGAAGCGGCTAATTGCTATCGCGATCAGCTTCTTGGGCATCGTGCTCATCGTCACCCGAGGTAATCTTTTAGCCGTAAGTTTCACCAACCTAACTGGTGATGTAATGGCTGTAGTTGGGGCTTTTGTCTTCGCTCTCTTCTCAGTGCTGGGCAAGAAATACAATTTCGATAAAACATTGAGCGTTTTTGTATACTTCGCCTCGGCTCTATTTTTTGTGACGCTGACCATGTTTGCTTTTTCGTCCTTTCAATGGCCTTCGAGTCCAGTCTTCTTTTGGTTGCTCTATAACGGTTTTCTGGTCAACGGCATCTCCTATATTTTCTGGTTCAAAGCCCTTGAATATGGGGATACGGCAGTCATTTCCAATGCGCTTTACCTGACGCCATTTTTATCGCTCGTCTATATCTCACTATTTCTGTCAGAGTCGATTGCCTGGAGTTCAATCCTTGGCTTGATTGTGATCGTGTCTGGCATTATCCTCCAATCAGTGGGCCAATCTCGAAAATCGGCGTCTTTAGAAGCGAATCGCTACTGAGACTTAATTGCCAACACTAAAATCAACACTAAAATACTGGGGAAGTTGACCATGAAACTGGGATGGTTAGGCACAGGGCTCATGGGACTACCCATGGCGCAAAGGCTAGTGGCGGCTGGACTCCCCTTAGTGGCCTACAATCGCACGGCTGCTAAGCTAGAACCTCTGCGTTTGGCTGGAGCCGAAATTGCCACGCAACCGCAGGCTGTGCTCGCCAATGCCGACTGCATTATGCTCATGCTCACCAATGCTCAGGCAATCCGAGACACGCTGCTCAATGAGCAAATTCGGTCTCAACTTCAGGGTCGAACGATCATTCAAATGGGCACCATTGCGCCTACGGAAAGCAAAGACCTCTGTGCTCAAATTCAAGCCGCAGGGGGCGACTATTTTGAGGCTCCAGTTTTAGGCAGTATCCCGGAAGCTCAGACGGGGAAATTGATTGTCATGGTCGGAGCGACACCAGAGCAATTTGAACGCTACCAAGAGCTATTGCAACACTTTGGACCTCAGCCCCAATTGCTTGGTCCAGTCGGTTCAGCATCAGCGATTAAGCTAGCGCTGAATCAACTAATTGCCTCTCTCACCACCGCTTTTTCCCTCAGCTTGGGCTTTGTACTGCGCCAGGAAGCTGACGTTGAAGCCTTCATGAGTATCTTGCGCGGCAGTGCTCTCTACGCCCCGACTTTTGACAAAAAATTGCAGCGTATGCTCGATCGCAATTACGATCAACCCAATTTCCCAACCCAACATTTGCTCAAAGATGTCAACCTGTTTCTGGCAGAAGCGCAAGCTGTTGAGCAAAACACCAGTAGTTTAGAAGGCGTACGCACAATTCTAGAAATTGCTTTAGAACAAGGTCTTACCCATGCTGACTACTCAGCGCTATTTTCTGCAGTTAATCCGAGTCCTGAATAGCTTAGTACCCAATAGGATTCAGGCAAAGTGAGCCTGGCTGAGGCCCCTCAGTGCACGCCCTTGGCATTCTGACTTAAACTGTAAGTTAGCATCTAGTAACAGACCCAATGGAGCAACTGATGGCTAAAGCAACTTGGAATGGCGTGGTTGTGGCGGAAAGTGACCGCTTTGAAGTCGTTGAGAACAACTACTACTTTCCACCAGACGCAATCAAGAGCGAATATTTCAAGCCTAGCAACACCCATACGACCTGCCCCTGGAAAGGGGTTGCCAGCTACTACACGATTGAGGTCGATGGCAAAGCTAATCCTGATGCTGCTTGGTACTATCCCACCGCTAAAACTGCCGCAAAAAACATTGAGGGATACATTGCCTTTTGGAAGGGCGTGAAAGTAGAAAAGTAGCAGTATTAATATCAGGCTGATGATTCAAATCATCAGCCTGATAATCTTTCTTTTCTAAGTTTTGGGTTCTAAGTTTCGAGCCCTAACTTTTAATTTCTAACTTCGGTGGCTCTATATCTTGCAGCTCAAGCTTGCGCCTGGTTAACTCCAGTTCCAGAGGACGGGGCTATCATCCAGGTGATCGGTCACAATGCGGCCAATGGCATCGATCTCGGCTAGCTCATCCGCTGAGAGGTGCACTTCACCAGCTTTAGCATTTTGGCTGGCCTGCTCAGCATTACGGGCTCCTACAATCGCGTTGGCTTGGGGTTGAGCAATCAGCCAGGCCAACGCTAGATTACTCAGGCTAATTTGATGCCGCTCTGCAATCGGACGTAGCTTCTCTAGAGCTTGCTGGGCTCGTTTGTAATTCTCTCCGGTGAACAACTTGTTCTTAACTCGGTGATCGCCAGGTTCAAACTGATGATTTGGACCGAACTTGCCAGTCAATAAACCCTGGGCGAGAGACGAATAGGCCAGGATAGAAATGTTGTTTTCAATGCAATAGGGCGCTGCATCCTGTTCGACCTGCCGCCAAAACAGCGAGTACGGCGGTTGTAAACTGTCGATTCGACCAAACTGGCTGGCCTCTTCAAGTTGAACCCGGGAAAAATTAGAAACACCAATCGCGCGGATTTTGCCCTGCTGTTTGAGTTGATTCAGTGCTCCCATTGTCTCCTCAATAGGCACAATGCTACTTTTGAATGCGCCGGAAGGCCAGTGAATTTGATAGAGATCAATATAATCAGTTTTCAGGTTTTTGAGGGAATGCTCACAGGACTCAATTACCTTTTCCGCCTTGAGATGATTGGCAAAAACCTTGGTTGCATAGACCACTTGCTCTCGGACATCGGCCAGCGATTGTCCAACAATTTGCTCTGAATGGCCATTGCCATAAACTTCAGCGGTGTCGAAGGTGGTAATCCCGGCATCAAAAGCTGCGCGCATTGCCTTCGTTGTCTCAGCATCTTCGATGCCCACCCACATGCTTTTACCAGCCTGCCAGGTGCCCATCAGAATGGGAGAAATTTGTACATCAGAGGTGCCTAGGGGTCGCTCGTCCATGCTGCTCTTAATGCAATGTTGTCTAGTGCAATGTTGTCTTTAGTCAAGTTGAACCTGGGTCTAAAAGCATCAGTGCTTGGTACTGCACCTGAAGCTTTGCAGGTATCAATGGTTGATTTACTTAAAAAGCGCAAAACCAACACAACTCATTCGGTCCCCCACTGGCTATATAAACCACAGCAGGGAACCGAAGCGTGAATTTGGGCGCAAATTCGGGTGCAGCTTAATCTTGCAAAGTATCGCCGATGGTTTCGCCGTTGTGATAGGCCGCTAACAGCACTTCACTGGTTTTGCCCCAGGCGATCTCACCTGCTGCATCTAGACCAATCGCACCAAAGTAGCGGTTGCGGTCGCGAGCCTCAGAGAAGGATTTCTCAAATGCAGCCGACAAGCTCAGGCCGTCAGTCACTCGAACTACAATGCGGCTAGCCAAGGCTTCGTCGATGATATGTTCGCCAATTCCGGTGCAGCTTACGGCAGCATGGGCATTGCCATAATTGCCTGCAGGCATAGCCGAATCGCTAACTCGGCCAATCCGCTCGAAGCCACGACCACCGGTCGAAGTAGCCGCGGCCAGTCGCCCGGCTTGATCCAGCGCAACTGCGCCAATCGTACCCACACCTGCGGTGACTGAGCCCATGCGCTTCTTAAAGTCATGGTGGCTTTCAACGCGCCACTCTTCCAGCCGTTGCTCGGTCAGCGGATTGTAGGGCGGAACATGCAATTCGCGGGCCAACTCGCCTGCCCCATAGTCCGAGAGCACCCGGTCGTCCGATTGCTGAAGGTGGTGAGCGAGTTCGATGGGATGTTGGACACGGGAGACGTTAATAACGCCGCTAAAACTTTGCCGCGCCCCATCCATTAAGGAGGCGCTCATGCGAATCTGTCCATCGGACTGGAGAACCGAGCCAGTACCCGCATTAAACAGGGGATCATCTTCCAAAAGCTGCGCTGCTCGCACCACAGCTTCCGCAGAACTGAGACCCTGTAGTAATAATGGATACACCGTATCGAGAACGGCATAGAGCGACTTGCGGACTGCGCCTACGCCTCCTTTGCCATCCAATGCGCTACCCGCGCCGCCGTGAATAATTAGCCTCGGTTGCATGCAAAGTCGCCCCTGTTGTCCATGTCCTATAGTGATTGCTAAGGGGTAAATAAAAAGTTACTTGGCAATTAAGTTGTAAGTGATCACACCAGTATAAAGCACGGAAGGCATCCGTCCCGTAAACGTTGATACAACTCAGCAAAGCTCGCACTTCCCCCGCCGCAAAACTGGAATTGCCCACGGGCGATCTTTATGAGGAAGTGTATGAAGAAGTGTCTCTACAAGTTGACGCAATTTAGCACTGCTAGACCCCGTTCAAACTCAGCTTTCTCAGTGATGCGTAGGCTGGGATCAGCGGCCTGGAAGTTATACGCTTTTGGTTTATCTTAGCTAGAAGTCCAAGGTAGTTTCCTTACTCTAAGTTCAGCTAAGCTTAATAAGCTAACTCACTCATTAATGGCTTTAATCAGCTCTAAACAAACCACTGGTATTTAAGTGATATTCAGCCATATTTAATACACAGCACCTACTCATTGCTGTTTCGGGCGAAATCTACCAATTGGGGGTTTTCGCTGCTATGCCGTTATGGTCTTCTGGAAATAAATGCATCAAAAGTAAGCTGGAGATAGTATGCCTGGTACTGAAGCTCGTGGGCAGTTAGTGATCATTGGTGGTGCAGAAGACAAGCAGGGCGACTGCAAAATATTGCGGGAGTTTGTGCGTCGAGCTGGAGGACTACAGGCTCGGATTGTCGTCATGACCGTAGCCACTGAACTTCCCCGAGAAGTAGGCGATGATTACATTAAAGTATTCCAGCGGTTAGGGATCGAGGATGTAAGGATCATTGATACCGTCAGTCGAGACGATGCCGCTGCTCCTAGCTATTTAGAGGCGATTGAGAAATCAACCGGTGTCTTCTTTACAGGCGGCGATCAATCTCGTATCACTTCGATTCTGAAAGGAACTGAAATCGATAAAATACTGCATAAGCGCTATCGTGAAGGCATCGTTGTCGGTGGCACCAGTGCAGGGGCTAGCATGATGTCTGACACGATGATTGTGGAAGGGGACGCTGAAACTCACCCTCGCATTGAAATCGTGGAAACTGACGATGGCATGAGCTTCTTACCGGAGGTTGTGGTTGATCAGCACTTCGCACAACGAGGACGCATTGGCCGTTTATTGGCCGCAGTTGCTCACCAACCACATCTGCTGGGTATGGGCATCGACGAAGATACAGCGGTTATTGTTAACGATCACCAATTCCAAGTCGTTGGTAATGGCGCGGTAACCATCGTCGATCTCAGTGACATTACTCATAACAATGTGGAAGGGCTGCTAAAGGATGAAGGGCTGGCTCTATGTAATGTCAAGTTGCATATCTTACCCGATGGCTATCATTTTGATCTGCGTAGCCGAAAACCAATTATTGAACAGCAGGTAGCCGCCTAGGCTAGGCTTCAAATCTAATCGGGAACTTAACCAGAAATCTGATCAGGAATTTTAGTTGGGAGCGACACCATGGGCCGAGAGAGAAGCACAATTGTCCCCCGTGTTAATGCACGGAAGACAGACGCCTTTGATATTTTCAATTTCAAACATTATGTAGGTCCTAATGCCAATCTAGGCACAGCTGCTTTGGTGTTTGATTTTGTGACCACAGAGGCAAATCAACCTCGGCCCTTGGAAGATTATGTAGAGCGTTTAAGCGAGCGTTATCCTCACCTGAGCCATAAAACCCAATCTTCCTATGGGCATTTGTTCGCGCAGGTAATTGCCGATGTGCGGAAGTGTGACCTGGACCTGTACCAAGACCACTGCAACGTGGTTGTAGGGGAGAGCTACACGCGAATTGCTGTGCAATCGCTCCACGCCCGCACCGACCGAGCGGTGGTCTATTTGGTTTGGGACTGGTTTGAGGCGATTACA from Leptolyngbya sp. FACHB-261 includes these protein-coding regions:
- a CDS encoding DMT family transporter yields the protein MNKQNKSYLYLGLCILLWASIPVASKKILVELDNLQMLFYSTIFSCLIMSSLLLRQRKVTLSRKYSLRDYSVMVFLGFLGNYLYYIFLYGALALTTASEGFILAYTWPILVLVLASVILKEKMTLKRLIAIAISFLGIVLIVTRGNLLAVSFTNLTGDVMAVVGAFVFALFSVLGKKYNFDKTLSVFVYFASALFFVTLTMFAFSSFQWPSSPVFFWLLYNGFLVNGISYIFWFKALEYGDTAVISNALYLTPFLSLVYISLFLSESIAWSSILGLIVIVSGIILQSVGQSRKSASLEANRY
- a CDS encoding NAD(P)-dependent oxidoreductase, with the translated sequence MKLGWLGTGLMGLPMAQRLVAAGLPLVAYNRTAAKLEPLRLAGAEIATQPQAVLANADCIMLMLTNAQAIRDTLLNEQIRSQLQGRTIIQMGTIAPTESKDLCAQIQAAGGDYFEAPVLGSIPEAQTGKLIVMVGATPEQFERYQELLQHFGPQPQLLGPVGSASAIKLALNQLIASLTTAFSLSLGFVLRQEADVEAFMSILRGSALYAPTFDKKLQRMLDRNYDQPNFPTQHLLKDVNLFLAEAQAVEQNTSSLEGVRTILEIALEQGLTHADYSALFSAVNPSPE
- a CDS encoding DUF427 domain-containing protein, which translates into the protein MAKATWNGVVVAESDRFEVVENNYYFPPDAIKSEYFKPSNTHTTCPWKGVASYYTIEVDGKANPDAAWYYPTAKTAAKNIEGYIAFWKGVKVEK
- a CDS encoding aldo/keto reductase, which produces MDERPLGTSDVQISPILMGTWQAGKSMWVGIEDAETTKAMRAAFDAGITTFDTAEVYGNGHSEQIVGQSLADVREQVVYATKVFANHLKAEKVIESCEHSLKNLKTDYIDLYQIHWPSGAFKSSIVPIEETMGALNQLKQQGKIRAIGVSNFSRVQLEEASQFGRIDSLQPPYSLFWRQVEQDAAPYCIENNISILAYSSLAQGLLTGKFGPNHQFEPGDHRVKNKLFTGENYKRAQQALEKLRPIAERHQISLSNLALAWLIAQPQANAIVGARNAEQASQNAKAGEVHLSADELAEIDAIGRIVTDHLDDSPVLWNWS
- a CDS encoding isoaspartyl peptidase/L-asparaginase, which produces MQPRLIIHGGAGSALDGKGGVGAVRKSLYAVLDTVYPLLLQGLSSAEAVVRAAQLLEDDPLFNAGTGSVLQSDGQIRMSASLMDGARQSFSGVINVSRVQHPIELAHHLQQSDDRVLSDYGAGELARELHVPPYNPLTEQRLEEWRVESHHDFKKRMGSVTAGVGTIGAVALDQAGRLAAATSTGGRGFERIGRVSDSAMPAGNYGNAHAAVSCTGIGEHIIDEALASRIVVRVTDGLSLSAAFEKSFSEARDRNRYFGAIGLDAAGEIAWGKTSEVLLAAYHNGETIGDTLQD
- a CDS encoding cyanophycinase, yielding MPGTEARGQLVIIGGAEDKQGDCKILREFVRRAGGLQARIVVMTVATELPREVGDDYIKVFQRLGIEDVRIIDTVSRDDAAAPSYLEAIEKSTGVFFTGGDQSRITSILKGTEIDKILHKRYREGIVVGGTSAGASMMSDTMIVEGDAETHPRIEIVETDDGMSFLPEVVVDQHFAQRGRIGRLLAAVAHQPHLLGMGIDEDTAVIVNDHQFQVVGNGAVTIVDLSDITHNNVEGLLKDEGLALCNVKLHILPDGYHFDLRSRKPIIEQQVAA